A genomic segment from Flavobacterium inviolabile encodes:
- a CDS encoding patatin-like phospholipase family protein, with protein sequence MKNILLLFLSFCLVQSVFSQEKRPKVGVVLSGGGAKGLAHIGVLKVLEEAGVQVDYIGGTSMGAIIGGLYASGYSARQLDSIFREVDSDALLQDYIPRSSKSFFEKRNDEVYALALPFNNFKVGVPTALSKGLYNYNLLTRLTNHVRHIRDFNELPIPFVCIATDIETGEKIVLRKGVLPQAILASGAFPSLYSPVEIDGRILVDGGVVDNYPVEELKKMGADVIIGVDVQDGLKDRTTIGGATGVLLQITNFSMIEKMEAKKKATDIYIKPNIHGYSVISFDQGGEIIKKGEEAAFTVYEDLVKLGAIASKSRLFEPRRLTDTLKVADIHVKGLEGYTRAYVLGKLRFHPNSKITYAALDKGINTLNATQNFSTISYSFDEAEKGDNLILTLKENPINRYLKFGLHYDELFKSALLLNATQKKFILKNDVIALDVILGDNFRYNLNYYIDNGFYWSFGVNSRYYRFNKNVATDFSDGQLLRDLGLKSINVDFSDFTNQMYFQTVFAQKFLIGAGLEHKHLKIRSSTLENNSPILTSDNYFSAFGNLKYDSFDQKYFPKRGWYFFGDFRTILYSDKGEDHLSQFSIAKADAGIVKTFFKKLSLKLQSEAGFTIGNRSVPYFDFVLGGYGYTTINNFRHFLGYDFLSIAGDSYIKGSGTLDYEFYKKHHINFTANYANVGTRIFRTTDWFLKAQYSGYALGYGFETLIGPIEIKHSWSPETKENYTWFSVGFWF encoded by the coding sequence CTATATCGGCGGAACCAGTATGGGCGCCATCATCGGCGGACTGTATGCTTCCGGATATTCCGCCCGGCAATTGGATTCCATTTTTCGCGAAGTCGATTCCGACGCGTTGTTACAGGATTATATTCCCCGTTCCTCAAAGAGTTTTTTTGAAAAACGAAACGATGAAGTGTATGCTTTGGCCTTGCCCTTTAATAATTTCAAAGTAGGCGTACCAACAGCCCTTTCAAAAGGATTGTATAACTATAACCTCTTAACGCGGTTAACGAACCATGTGCGCCATATCCGCGACTTTAACGAACTGCCGATACCGTTTGTCTGTATCGCCACCGATATTGAAACCGGAGAAAAAATTGTGTTGCGAAAAGGCGTATTGCCGCAGGCTATTCTGGCAAGCGGTGCTTTTCCGTCGTTGTATTCTCCTGTGGAAATAGACGGAAGAATACTCGTAGACGGTGGTGTTGTGGATAATTACCCCGTTGAAGAACTGAAAAAAATGGGTGCCGATGTGATCATCGGAGTTGACGTTCAGGATGGTCTAAAAGACAGGACAACAATAGGCGGTGCCACCGGAGTGCTTTTGCAGATCACCAATTTTTCGATGATTGAAAAAATGGAAGCCAAAAAAAAGGCTACCGATATTTATATCAAGCCTAATATTCACGGGTATTCTGTAATTTCTTTCGATCAGGGAGGTGAGATTATCAAAAAAGGTGAAGAAGCGGCTTTTACCGTTTATGAAGATCTGGTTAAATTGGGCGCCATCGCCAGTAAGTCAAGGCTTTTTGAACCAAGACGATTAACAGATACCTTAAAAGTTGCCGATATACATGTAAAAGGACTGGAAGGCTATACCCGAGCCTATGTTTTAGGGAAGCTGCGCTTTCATCCCAATTCAAAAATAACTTATGCCGCATTAGACAAAGGCATCAATACCCTGAATGCTACACAAAACTTTAGTACAATTTCCTATTCTTTTGATGAAGCCGAAAAAGGAGATAACCTGATCCTGACGCTTAAAGAAAATCCGATAAACCGCTATCTGAAATTCGGTCTGCACTATGATGAACTGTTTAAAAGTGCCTTATTGCTGAATGCGACCCAGAAAAAATTCATACTTAAAAATGATGTTATTGCCCTGGATGTTATTTTAGGAGATAATTTCAGGTATAATCTGAATTACTACATAGACAACGGTTTTTACTGGAGTTTCGGAGTGAACTCAAGATACTACAGGTTCAATAAAAATGTGGCCACCGATTTTAGCGACGGTCAGCTGCTTCGGGATCTGGGACTGAAATCGATTAATGTTGATTTTTCTGATTTTACCAATCAGATGTATTTTCAGACCGTTTTTGCGCAGAAGTTTCTGATCGGCGCCGGACTGGAGCACAAACATTTAAAGATCAGATCGTCCACGCTGGAAAATAACTCGCCGATTTTAACAAGTGATAACTATTTTTCCGCTTTTGGAAATTTAAAATACGACTCCTTCGATCAGAAGTACTTTCCGAAAAGAGGATGGTATTTCTTTGGCGATTTCAGAACGATTTTATACTCGGATAAAGGCGAAGACCATTTGAGCCAGTTTTCAATTGCCAAAGCCGATGCCGGAATCGTAAAGACATTCTTTAAAAAGCTTTCGCTGAAATTGCAATCGGAAGCCGGATTTACCATCGGTAACCGTTCCGTTCCGTATTTTGACTTTGTTCTGGGTGGTTACGGATATACGACCATCAATAATTTCAGGCATTTTTTAGGTTACGACTTCCTGAGTATTGCCGGGGATAGCTATATAAAAGGAAGCGGTACGCTCGATTATGAGTTTTATAAAAAGCACCATATTAACTTTACGGCCAACTATGCTAATGTGGGAACAAGGATTTTTCGTACAACTGACTGGTTTTTAAAGGCACAGTACTCCGGATATGCTTTGGGATACGGATTTGAAACCTTAATTGGTCCGATTGAGATAAAACACAGCTGGTCACCGGAAACGAAAGAAAATTACACTTGGTTTAGTGTAGGATTTTGGTTCTAA
- a CDS encoding tryptophan 2,3-dioxygenase family protein has translation MKITPEIQNKIDEIDAKYQAINQKTETHLEGMLWSKPITYWDYIQTDPLLSLQVQRTTLPDEMVFIMYHQVNELLFKMILWEINQVSHCEKLTTSLFTDKLMRISRYFDMLTTSFDIMKEGMAVEQYLKFRNTLTPASGFQSAQYRLIEFASTDLINLIDHRFRATIDRNTPYEHAFEHLYWQAAGKDYKTGEKSYLIKEFEKKYKKSFLEHMEEFNTINLWKKFKQLPEKDQQNEELIQAMRHYDKTVNITWVMGHYNAAVKYIESVPGTQEATGGSDWKKYMLPKYQRRIFFPELWSDIELEKWGE, from the coding sequence ATGAAAATTACCCCGGAGATTCAAAATAAAATTGATGAAATAGATGCGAAATATCAGGCTATAAACCAAAAGACCGAAACCCATTTGGAAGGGATGCTTTGGTCTAAGCCGATAACGTATTGGGATTATATACAAACAGACCCGCTTTTGAGTCTGCAGGTTCAAAGAACCACGCTGCCTGATGAGATGGTTTTTATCATGTACCACCAGGTAAACGAATTGCTTTTCAAAATGATCCTATGGGAAATCAACCAGGTATCCCACTGCGAAAAGCTTACTACCTCGCTGTTTACAGACAAACTGATGCGCATTAGCCGTTATTTTGATATGTTAACCACTTCTTTTGATATCATGAAAGAAGGTATGGCAGTCGAACAATATTTAAAATTCAGAAACACCCTGACGCCGGCCAGCGGTTTTCAGAGTGCACAATACCGTTTGATAGAATTTGCTTCAACAGATCTGATAAACCTTATCGATCACCGTTTCAGAGCAACAATAGACCGAAACACGCCATACGAGCATGCTTTTGAGCATTTGTACTGGCAGGCTGCCGGAAAAGACTATAAAACAGGTGAAAAGTCCTATCTGATCAAAGAGTTTGAAAAGAAATACAAAAAGAGTTTCCTGGAACATATGGAGGAATTCAACACCATTAACCTTTGGAAAAAATTCAAACAGCTGCCGGAAAAAGACCAGCAAAACGAAGAACTGATACAGGCAATGCGCCATTATGACAAAACCGTAAACATTACCTGGGTAATGGGTCACTATAATGCCGCTGTTAAATATATTGAGAGTGTGCCGGGAACGCAGGAAGCTACCGGAGGAAGTGATTGGAAAAAATATATGTTGCCAAAATATCAAAGAAGGATATTTTTCCCGGAACTTTGGTCGGATATAGAATTGGAAAAATGGGGAGAATAA
- a CDS encoding M23 family metallopeptidase, with product MKYIAIILLLTTLFACNKKEEKQVKETKVKKEKILVEYGFTLNDFKVVNDTIKSGDSFGKILGAQNFDAAKIHEITEKVKDSFNVRDIRIGKPYTLLQNKTAPHDLKVFIYQPDRMTYYVVDLRDSIAVHKKQRPVTIKRRTIAAAIDGSVSETLKRAGVDASLAPQLSRIYAWSIDFFKIQKGDKFAVTINEKYISDTIYAGVESIDASYFEYKGKKVYAFPFKQDPNSKRVDYFDEEGKVLKNMFLKAPLKFVNITSRFTKSRFHPVQLKWKAHNGTDYAAPTGTPIMTTASGVVERTGYTAGNGNFVKVKHNGTFATQYLHMSKILVRQGQRVQQGDVIGRVGSTGLATGPHVCYRFWKNGIQVDPLRQKLPNSEPMSSKYKARYMEYIKPLKKELDSVSIAKFGE from the coding sequence TTGAAGTATATTGCCATCATATTATTATTAACAACATTATTCGCCTGTAATAAAAAAGAGGAAAAGCAAGTTAAAGAAACAAAAGTAAAAAAAGAGAAAATCCTGGTAGAATACGGTTTTACTCTTAATGATTTTAAAGTCGTAAACGATACGATAAAATCAGGAGACAGTTTCGGAAAGATTTTGGGTGCCCAAAACTTTGACGCCGCAAAGATTCATGAAATTACAGAAAAAGTAAAAGACAGCTTTAATGTTCGCGATATTAGAATTGGGAAGCCATATACGCTACTGCAAAACAAAACGGCTCCGCATGATTTAAAGGTTTTTATCTATCAGCCGGATAGAATGACCTATTATGTGGTGGATCTGCGGGATTCTATTGCTGTGCACAAAAAACAACGTCCGGTTACGATAAAACGAAGAACGATTGCTGCGGCAATTGACGGATCGGTGTCCGAAACCTTGAAAAGAGCTGGAGTGGACGCTTCACTGGCACCGCAGTTATCCCGGATTTATGCCTGGTCTATTGACTTCTTTAAAATTCAGAAAGGCGATAAATTTGCAGTGACCATTAACGAAAAATACATCAGCGATACCATTTATGCCGGAGTAGAAAGCATTGATGCTTCCTATTTTGAATACAAAGGAAAAAAAGTATATGCCTTTCCGTTTAAGCAGGACCCGAATTCAAAGCGGGTGGACTATTTTGATGAAGAAGGAAAAGTGCTGAAAAATATGTTTTTGAAAGCGCCTTTGAAATTCGTGAATATTACCTCGCGTTTTACCAAAAGCCGTTTTCATCCGGTGCAGTTAAAATGGAAAGCCCATAACGGAACGGATTATGCAGCACCTACCGGAACACCAATCATGACAACCGCTTCCGGAGTGGTGGAACGAACAGGATATACGGCAGGAAACGGTAACTTTGTAAAAGTGAAACACAACGGAACCTTTGCCACACAATATTTACACATGTCGAAAATTTTAGTACGACAGGGACAACGGGTACAGCAGGGAGATGTGATTGGAAGAGTAGGAAGTACCGGACTGGCAACCGGCCCGCACGTGTGCTACCGTTTCTGGAAAAACGGGATACAGGTAGATCCGTTACGTCAGAAACTACCCAATTCCGAGCCTATGAGCTCAAAATACAAAGCGCGGTATATGGAATATATCAAGCCACTTAAAAAAGAATTAGACAGCGTTTCAATAGCTAAGTTTGGAGAATAA
- a CDS encoding DUF3108 domain-containing protein: MKKTVILFFLLITAVTFAQKDSAYAAGEWFKFRIHYGIVNAGYATMEVQEAVRNNKKVFHILGNGYTTGMTKFFFKVEDDYQSYIDKETGRPYQFIRKIDEGGYKKNQEGFFNQTKKTVFVKDYEKNTEKTFSVPENVQDIVSSFYYLRNHPKIDKLKEGEAIVIDMFFDDETFKFKLKFIGREDIKTKFGTISTMVFRPYVQAGRVFKEQESLTVWISDDDNRLPIRVKASLAVGSLKADLDGFKGLKNSFKIKVNQ; this comes from the coding sequence ATGAAAAAAACGGTAATATTATTTTTCCTCCTGATAACGGCAGTTACTTTTGCTCAAAAAGACAGTGCTTACGCCGCCGGTGAATGGTTTAAGTTTAGGATTCATTACGGGATCGTAAATGCAGGTTATGCCACCATGGAAGTTCAGGAAGCAGTAAGAAATAATAAAAAAGTTTTCCATATTCTGGGAAATGGCTACACTACAGGAATGACAAAATTCTTCTTCAAGGTTGAAGACGATTATCAAAGTTATATAGACAAAGAAACCGGGAGACCGTACCAGTTTATTCGGAAAATAGACGAAGGCGGCTATAAGAAAAACCAGGAAGGCTTTTTTAATCAAACAAAAAAAACAGTTTTTGTTAAAGATTATGAAAAGAACACTGAAAAAACATTTTCAGTGCCGGAAAACGTGCAAGATATTGTATCTTCATTCTATTATTTGAGAAATCATCCCAAGATAGACAAGTTAAAAGAAGGCGAAGCCATCGTGATCGACATGTTTTTTGATGATGAAACATTTAAATTTAAGCTAAAATTTATCGGTAGAGAAGATATAAAAACTAAATTTGGGACCATTTCCACGATGGTATTCCGACCTTATGTTCAAGCTGGACGCGTTTTTAAAGAGCAGGAGAGTTTAACAGTTTGGATATCAGACGATGACAATCGTTTGCCGATCAGAGTGAAGGCGAGCTTGGCAGTGGGTTCACTGAAAGCGGATTTGGATGGATTCAAAGGACTTAAAAATTCTTTCAAAATTAAAGTTAACCAATAA
- a CDS encoding amino acid permease codes for MSIWKRKPLGQLLEEASESEKGLKKTLTAPGLTALGVGAIIGAGLFSITGLAAATNAGPAITISFVVAAIGCLFAGLCYAEFSSMIPVAGSAYTYSFATMGEFIAWIIGWDLVLEYAVGAATVSISWSRYLIKFLDGYGIHLSESLTHSPFEGGIINIPAVLIVMVMSLVLMRGTKESALVNGIIVLLKVTVVLVFIALGWQYIRPENYTPYIPTNTGTFGEFGFTGIIRAAAIVFFAYIGFDAVSTAAQEAKNPKRDMPIGILLSLTICTVLYILFAHVMTGVVNYSAFAGADGIAPVAIAIDHMGTADASGMITPAFPWLNKAIILAILAGYASVILVMLMGQSRVFFSMSKDGLMPKVFSEVHPKYRTPAKNNLLFMLIVSLFAAFVPARVVGEMTSIGTLFAFILVCLGVLVMRKKMPDAPRAFKTPLVPLVPILGIFVCLFMMVFLPLDTWIRLIVWMMIGFDLYLFYGMKNSILNKGTFDKSSYKVVSLSGIGMVIALVIVAFVHHSNPEIDDTFLFYFSLVFSVIHAVIYALSYKKNK; via the coding sequence ATGTCAATTTGGAAACGAAAACCTTTAGGACAATTGCTTGAAGAAGCATCCGAGTCTGAGAAGGGATTAAAGAAAACATTAACAGCCCCCGGATTAACTGCATTAGGAGTTGGGGCTATTATCGGAGCAGGACTTTTCTCTATTACAGGATTGGCAGCCGCTACAAATGCCGGTCCGGCCATTACAATTTCCTTTGTGGTAGCCGCTATAGGCTGTCTTTTTGCAGGATTGTGTTATGCGGAATTTTCATCGATGATTCCGGTTGCCGGTAGTGCCTATACGTATTCCTTTGCAACTATGGGTGAGTTTATCGCCTGGATTATCGGATGGGATTTAGTGTTGGAATATGCCGTTGGAGCAGCCACCGTTTCCATTAGCTGGTCGCGTTACCTCATTAAGTTTCTCGACGGTTATGGCATTCACCTCAGTGAGTCGTTAACACATTCCCCTTTTGAAGGCGGAATCATCAATATCCCGGCGGTTTTAATCGTAATGGTAATGTCTTTGGTTTTAATGAGAGGGACAAAAGAGTCTGCTTTGGTTAACGGAATCATTGTTTTACTAAAAGTGACCGTTGTTTTAGTGTTTATCGCATTAGGATGGCAGTATATCCGTCCGGAAAACTATACACCATACATTCCGACTAACACAGGGACATTCGGTGAATTTGGTTTTACAGGAATTATCCGTGCAGCAGCAATTGTATTCTTTGCCTATATTGGTTTTGATGCTGTTTCAACAGCCGCACAGGAAGCTAAAAACCCAAAAAGAGATATGCCAATCGGGATTTTATTATCCTTAACGATTTGTACCGTATTATATATTTTGTTTGCTCACGTAATGACGGGAGTGGTAAATTATTCCGCTTTTGCAGGTGCGGACGGTATTGCTCCGGTAGCAATTGCCATTGACCACATGGGAACAGCAGATGCTTCCGGAATGATTACTCCGGCTTTCCCATGGTTGAACAAAGCGATTATTTTAGCTATTCTTGCCGGATATGCTTCGGTAATTTTAGTAATGTTAATGGGGCAAAGCCGTGTTTTCTTCTCAATGAGTAAAGACGGATTAATGCCAAAAGTGTTTTCGGAAGTACATCCGAAATACAGAACACCTGCAAAAAACAACCTGTTATTCATGTTAATCGTGAGTTTGTTTGCAGCATTCGTACCGGCTAGAGTTGTTGGGGAAATGACGAGTATCGGTACCTTATTTGCCTTTATCCTGGTTTGTCTGGGTGTATTGGTAATGCGTAAAAAAATGCCGGATGCACCAAGAGCATTTAAAACACCATTAGTGCCGTTAGTACCGATATTGGGAATTTTTGTATGCTTGTTCATGATGGTATTCTTACCATTGGATACCTGGATTCGTTTGATTGTATGGATGATGATTGGTTTTGACCTTTATCTTTTCTACGGAATGAAAAACAGTATTTTGAACAAGGGAACGTTTGATAAGAGCAGCTACAAAGTAGTAAGCCTGTCCGGAATAGGGATGGTTATCGCTTTGGTAATTGTGGCTTTTGTTCACCACTCGAACCCTGAAATTGACGATACCTTCCTTTTTTACTTCTCCCTGGTATTCTCAGTAATACATGCTGTGATATATGCATTGAGTTATAAAAAGAACAAATAA
- the pgi gene encoding glucose-6-phosphate isomerase produces MLENTNPTGTVAWQKLREHFQDMQFVKMQELFANDAQRTEKFHILWNDFLLDYSKNRIEKKTLDLLTALAEEAGLKNAIAKYFSGDKINFTENRAVLHTALRSAEKEILVDGQNIIPEIHAVKNKIQLFSEQIINGEKKGFTGKAFTDIVNIGIGGSDLGPDMVVEALKFYKNHLTLHFVSNIDGDHVAEKIKNLNPETTLFVIVSKTFSTQETLTNAETIKEWFLNYGQPEAIASHFVAVSSNLDKVAGFGIAAENVFPMWDWVGGRFSLWSAVGLSISLAVGYPNFEKLLKGANEMDLHFKTAAFDRNIPVVLGLLSIWYNNFFEAETEAIIPYSHYLQKLVPYLQQAFMESNGKQINREGYPVNYQTGTVVWGEPGSNSQHAFFQLIHQGTKLIPADFIGFVNSLHGNKDHHDKLMSNFFAQTEALLNGKTEETVKKESNVPEFLVPFKAFDGNRPTNTLLINALTPESLGSLIAMYEHKIFVQGVIWNIFSYDQFGVEYGKSLATTILKEVTENKIDSHDSSTKFLLKHYLK; encoded by the coding sequence ATGTTAGAAAATACGAATCCGACCGGAACAGTTGCATGGCAAAAATTGCGCGAGCATTTTCAGGACATGCAATTTGTGAAAATGCAGGAACTTTTTGCGAACGATGCCCAAAGAACGGAGAAATTCCATATTCTATGGAACGATTTTCTATTGGATTATTCTAAAAACAGGATTGAAAAAAAAACGCTTGACCTTTTAACAGCCCTGGCGGAAGAAGCCGGGCTGAAAAATGCCATCGCTAAATATTTTTCAGGAGATAAGATCAACTTTACAGAAAACAGAGCAGTATTGCATACGGCTTTGCGGTCTGCCGAAAAAGAAATACTTGTTGACGGGCAAAATATTATACCGGAAATTCATGCGGTAAAAAACAAGATTCAGCTTTTCTCGGAGCAAATTATTAACGGTGAAAAGAAAGGATTTACCGGTAAGGCTTTTACCGATATTGTCAATATTGGCATTGGCGGTTCCGACTTAGGGCCGGACATGGTTGTAGAAGCTTTAAAATTCTATAAAAATCACCTTACGTTACACTTTGTTTCGAACATTGATGGCGATCATGTTGCCGAAAAAATAAAAAACCTGAATCCGGAAACTACACTATTTGTGATTGTTTCCAAAACATTCTCTACGCAGGAAACGCTTACCAATGCCGAAACCATAAAAGAATGGTTTTTAAATTATGGCCAGCCGGAAGCTATTGCAAGTCACTTTGTAGCAGTTTCGTCAAATCTTGACAAGGTAGCCGGATTTGGAATTGCGGCTGAGAATGTCTTTCCGATGTGGGACTGGGTAGGCGGCCGATTCTCGCTGTGGAGCGCCGTTGGCTTATCAATTAGTCTTGCTGTAGGATATCCAAATTTTGAAAAACTATTAAAAGGCGCCAATGAAATGGATCTGCATTTCAAAACGGCGGCTTTCGATCGCAATATTCCGGTTGTTTTAGGATTGCTGAGTATCTGGTACAATAACTTTTTTGAAGCAGAAACGGAAGCGATTATACCGTATTCCCATTACCTGCAAAAACTGGTGCCGTATCTGCAGCAGGCATTTATGGAAAGCAACGGAAAACAGATTAACAGAGAAGGCTATCCGGTGAACTATCAAACCGGAACAGTTGTCTGGGGCGAACCGGGCAGTAACTCCCAGCATGCTTTTTTCCAGTTAATTCATCAGGGAACAAAACTGATTCCTGCTGATTTTATCGGTTTTGTAAACTCGCTGCACGGCAATAAAGACCATCATGACAAATTGATGTCCAACTTTTTTGCACAAACGGAAGCACTTCTTAACGGTAAAACGGAAGAAACGGTGAAAAAGGAAAGTAATGTTCCGGAATTTCTGGTGCCTTTCAAAGCATTTGACGGTAACAGACCTACGAATACACTGTTAATTAATGCGCTGACTCCCGAATCTTTAGGAAGTCTGATAGCGATGTATGAACATAAAATATTTGTTCAGGGCGTGATCTGGAATATATTCAGTTACGACCAGTTTGGCGTTGAATACGGGAAGTCATTAGCCACTACAATACTGAAGGAAGTGACTGAAAATAAAATAGATAGTCATGATTCGTCTACAAAATTTCTCTTAAAGCATTATTTGAAATAG
- the hppD gene encoding 4-hydroxyphenylpyruvate dioxygenase: protein MSKEVKSVEYGLEKIFEGAQDFLPLLGTDYVEFYVGNAKQAAHYYKTAFGYQSLAYAGLETGVRDRASYVLKQDKIRLVLTTPLNADSPINDHIVKHGDGVKIVALWVEDATKSFEETTKRGARPFMEPTVEKDEFGEVVRSGIYTYGETVHIFVERKNYNGVFLPGYRAWESDYNPESVGLKYIDHMVGNVGWNEMNTWVKWYEDVMGFVNFLSFDDKQIHTEYSALMSKVMSNGNGRIKFPINEPAEGKKRSQIEEYLDFYNGPGVQHIAIATDDIISTVSQLKARGVEFLSAPPKSYYDAIPARLGEHMEMMKEDIAELEKLAIMVDADEEGYLLQIFTKPVEDRPTLFYEIIQRMGARGFGAGNFKALFESIEREQELRGTL from the coding sequence ATGAGTAAAGAAGTAAAATCAGTAGAATACGGATTAGAAAAAATATTTGAGGGCGCTCAGGATTTTCTGCCGCTTTTAGGAACGGATTATGTAGAATTCTATGTAGGGAACGCAAAACAGGCAGCACACTATTACAAAACAGCATTCGGATACCAGTCATTGGCTTATGCAGGATTGGAAACCGGTGTTAGAGACCGGGCTTCTTATGTTTTGAAACAGGACAAAATCAGATTGGTGCTGACAACGCCTTTAAATGCCGATTCGCCAATTAACGACCATATCGTTAAACACGGTGACGGAGTGAAAATTGTGGCACTTTGGGTTGAGGATGCAACAAAATCGTTCGAAGAAACTACAAAACGCGGTGCGCGTCCGTTTATGGAGCCAACAGTTGAAAAAGACGAGTTTGGTGAAGTAGTTCGTTCCGGAATCTATACTTATGGTGAAACGGTTCACATTTTTGTGGAACGTAAAAACTACAACGGTGTATTCTTACCGGGTTACAGAGCCTGGGAATCAGACTACAATCCGGAGTCGGTTGGATTAAAATACATCGATCACATGGTAGGAAATGTGGGATGGAATGAAATGAATACCTGGGTAAAATGGTATGAAGATGTGATGGGATTCGTAAACTTCCTTTCTTTCGATGACAAACAGATCCATACGGAATACTCCGCTTTGATGAGTAAAGTGATGTCTAACGGTAACGGACGTATTAAATTCCCGATCAACGAACCGGCTGAAGGTAAAAAACGTTCACAGATTGAAGAATATTTGGATTTTTATAACGGACCGGGTGTACAGCACATCGCTATTGCTACTGACGATATCATTTCGACAGTTTCCCAATTGAAAGCAAGAGGTGTTGAATTTTTATCGGCTCCGCCAAAATCATATTATGATGCTATTCCGGCAAGATTGGGTGAGCACATGGAAATGATGAAAGAAGATATTGCAGAACTGGAGAAGTTAGCCATCATGGTTGACGCGGATGAAGAAGGATATTTATTGCAGATCTTTACGAAGCCTGTTGAAGACAGACCAACGCTGTTTTATGAAATAATTCAGCGAATGGGAGCCAGAGGATTCGGTGCCGGTAACTTCAAAGCATTGTTCGAATCTATCGAAAGAGAGCAGGAATTAAGAGGAACTTTGTAA
- a CDS encoding homogentisate 1,2-dioxygenase — protein sequence MPFYHKLGQIPPKRHTIFRKPNGDLYYEQLFGTVGFDGMSTNMYHEHRPTQVKEIRKQYNVAPKIAKDNNIQSYRLRGFQVQPENDYLESRKAVLTNSDCTIILAAPKESTRDYFYKNTDADEMIFIHRGTGKLRTMLGNLDFKYGDYLIVPRGMIYKIDFDTDDNRLFIVESRRPIYTPKRYRNWFGQLLEHSPFCERDIRRPEELETYNEKGDFVIKVKKKDEIFEMVYATHPFDVVGYDGFNYPYALSIHDFEPITGRIHQPPPVHQTFETDAFVVCSFVPRLYDYHPDAIPAPYNHSNIDSDEVLYYVDGDFMSRNDIEAGHISLHPAGIPHGPHPGAVERSIGKTETQELAVMVDTFKPLMVTEEAMKIADDKYYQSWLEH from the coding sequence ATGCCATTTTATCATAAATTAGGACAAATTCCACCAAAAAGACATACGATTTTCCGTAAACCAAACGGAGACTTATACTACGAGCAGCTTTTTGGAACTGTTGGATTTGACGGTATGTCAACCAATATGTATCACGAACATCGTCCGACACAAGTAAAAGAAATCCGCAAGCAATACAATGTTGCTCCTAAGATTGCAAAAGATAACAACATCCAGTCTTACCGGCTGAGAGGATTTCAGGTTCAGCCTGAAAATGATTATCTGGAAAGCAGAAAGGCCGTTTTAACGAATAGTGACTGTACTATTATACTTGCTGCTCCAAAAGAATCGACTCGTGATTATTTCTATAAGAATACAGATGCGGATGAAATGATTTTTATCCACAGAGGTACCGGGAAATTAAGAACGATGCTGGGGAATCTTGATTTTAAATATGGTGATTACCTGATTGTTCCGCGGGGGATGATTTATAAAATCGATTTCGATACAGACGATAACCGTTTGTTCATTGTAGAGTCAAGAAGACCTATCTATACTCCAAAAAGATACCGCAACTGGTTTGGCCAGCTTTTAGAACATTCTCCTTTTTGTGAAAGAGACATCCGTCGTCCGGAAGAACTGGAAACGTATAATGAAAAAGGCGACTTTGTAATCAAAGTAAAAAAGAAAGACGAGATTTTTGAAATGGTATATGCTACGCATCCTTTTGATGTAGTGGGATATGACGGATTCAACTATCCGTATGCTTTGTCTATTCATGATTTCGAACCGATTACAGGAAGAATTCACCAGCCGCCACCGGTACACCAGACTTTTGAAACGGATGCTTTCGTGGTTTGCTCTTTTGTACCCCGATTATATGATTATCACCCGGATGCAATACCGGCTCCTTACAATCACAGTAACATTGACAGTGATGAAGTACTGTATTATGTGGATGGTGACTTTATGAGCCGAAACGATATTGAGGCTGGGCATATTTCATTACACCCGGCAGGAATCCCGCATGGACCGCACCCCGGAGCTGTTGAAAGAAGCATCGGTAAAACCGAAACGCAGGAATTGGCCGTAATGGTCGATACTTTCAAGCCGTTAATGGTTACCGAAGAAGCAATGAAAATTGCAGACGATAAGTACTACCAATCTTGGTTAGAGCACTAA